The Pan troglodytes isolate AG18354 chromosome 1, NHGRI_mPanTro3-v2.0_pri, whole genome shotgun sequence genome includes a region encoding these proteins:
- the SELP gene encoding P-selectin isoform X1, with protein sequence MANCQKAILYQRFQRVVFGISQLLCFSALISELTNQKEVAAWTYHYSTKAYSWNISRKYCQNRYTDLVAIQNKNEIDYLNKVLPYYSSYYWIGIRKNNKTWTWVGTKKALTNEAENWADNEPNNKRNNEDCVEIYIKSPSAPGKWNDEHCLKKKHALCYTASCQDTSCSKQGECLETIGNYTCSCYPGFYGPECEYARECGELELPQHVLMNCSHPLGNFSFNSQCSFHCTDGYQVNGPSKLECLASGIWTNKPPQCLAAQCPPLKIPERGNMTCLHSAKAFQHQSSCSFSCEEGFALVGPEVVQCTASGVWTAPAPVCKAVQCQHLQAPNEGTMDCVHPLTAFAYGSSCKFECQPGYRVRGLDMLRCIDSGHWSAPLPTCEAISCEPLESPVHGSMDCSPSLRAFQYDTNCSFHCAEGFMLRGADIVRCDNLGQWTAPAPVCQALQCQDLPVPNEARVNCSHPFGAFRYQSVCSFTCNEGLLLVGASVLQCLATGNWNSVPPECQAIPCTPLLSPQNGTMTCVQPLGSSSYKSTCQFICDEGFSLSGPERLDCTRSGRWTDSPPMCKAIKCPELFAPEQGSLDCSDTRGEFNVGSTCHFSCNKGFKLEGPNNVECTTSGRWSATPPTCKGIASLPTPGVQCPALTTPGQGTMYCRHHLGTFGFNTTCYFGCNAGFTLIGDSTLSCRPSGQWTAVTPTCRAVKCSELHVNKPIAMNCSNLWGNFSYGSICSFHCLEGQLHNGAAQTACQENGHWSTTVPTCQAGPLTIQEALTYFGGAVASTTGLIMGGTLLALLRKRFRQKDDGKCPLNPHSHLGTYGVFTNAAFDLSP encoded by the exons AACTAACAAACCAGAAAGAAGTGGCAGCATGGACTTATCATTACAGCACAAAAGCATACTCATGGAATATTTCCCGTAAATACTGCCAGAATCGCTACACAGACTTAGTGGCCAtccagaataaaaatgaaatcgaTTACCTCAATAAGGTCCTACCCTACTACAGCTCCTACTACTGGATTGGGATCCGAAAGAACAATAAGACATGGACATGGGTGGGAACCAAAAAGGCTCTTACTAACGAGGCTGAGAACTGGGCTGATAATGAACCTAACAACAAAAGGAACAACGAGGACTGCGTGGAGATATACATCAAGAGTCCGTCAGCCCCTGGCAAGTGGAATGATGAGCACTGCTTGAAGAAAAAGCACGCATTGTGTTACACAG CCTCCTGCCAGGACACGTCCTGCAGCAAACAAGGAGAGTGCCTCGAGACCATCGGGAACTACACCTGCTCCTGTTACCCTGGATTCTATGGGCCAGAATGTGAATACG CGAGAGAGTGTGGAGAACTTGAGCTCCCTCAACACGTGCTCATGAACTGCAGCCACCCTCTGGGAAACTTCTCTTTTAACTCGCAGTGCAGCTTCCACTGCACTGACGGGTACCAAGTAAATGGGCCCAGCAAGCTGGAATGCTTGGCTTCTGGAATCTGGACAAATAAGCCTCCACAGTGTTTAG CTGCCCAGTGCCCACCCCTGAAGATTCCTGAACGAGGAAACATGACCTGCCTTCATTCTGCAAAAGCATTCCAGCATCAGTCTAGCTGCAGCTTCAGTTGTGAAGAGGGATTTGCATTAGTTGGACCGGAAGTGGTGCAATGCACAGCCTCGGGGGTATGGACAGCCCCAGCCCCAGTGTGTAAAG CTGTGCAGTGTCAGCACCTGCAAGCCCCCAACGAAGGAACCATGGACTGTGTTCATCCGCTTACTGCTTTTGCCTATGGTTCCAGCTGTAAATTTGAGTGCCAGCCCGGCTACAGAGTGAGGGGCTTGGACATGCTCCGCTGCATTGACTCTGGACACTGGTCTGCACCCTTGCCAACCTGTGAGG CTATTTCGTGTGAGCCGCTGGAGAGTCCTGTCCACGGAAGCATGGATTGCTCTCCATCCTTGAGAGCGTTTCAGTATGACACCAACTGTAGCTTCCACTGTGCTGAAGGTTTCATGCTGAGAGGAGCCGATATAGTTCGGTGTGATAACTTGGGACAGTGGACAGCACCAGCCCCAGTCTGTCAAG CTTTGCAGTGCCAGGATCTCCCGGTTCCAAATGAGGCCCGGGTGAACTGCTCCCATCCCTTCGGTGCCTTTAGGTACCAGTCAGTCTGCAGCTTCACCTGCAATGAAGGCTTGCTCCTGGTGGGAGCAAGTGTGCTACAGTGCTTGGCTACTGGAAACTGGAATTCTGTTCCTCCAGAATGCCAAG CCATTCCCTGCACACCTTTGCTAAGCCCTCAGAATGGAACAATGACCTGTGTCCAACCTCTTGGAAGTTCCAGTTATAAATCCACCTGTCAATTCATCTGTGATGAGGGATTTTCTTTGTCTGGACCAGAAAGATTGGATTGTACTCGATCGGGACGCTGGACAGACTCCCCACCAATGTGTAAAG CCATCAAGTGCCCAGAACTCTTTGCCCCAGAGCAGGGCAGCCTGGATTGTTCTGACACTCGTGGAGAATTCAATGTTGGCTCCACCTGCCATTTCTCTTGTAACAAAGGCTTTAAGCTGGAGGGGCCCAATAATGTGGAATGCACAACTTCTGGAAGATGGTCAGCTACTCCACCAACCTGCAAAG GCATAGCATCACTTCCTACTCCAGGGGTGCAATGTCCAGCCCTCACCACTCCTGGGCAGGGAACCATGTACTGTAGGCATCATCTGGGAACCTTTGGTTTTAATACCACTTGTTACTTTGGCTGCAACGCTGGATTCACACTCATAGGAGACAGCACTCTCAGCTGCAGACCTTCAGGACAATGGACAGCAGTAACTCCAACATGCAGAG CTGTGAAATGCTCAGAACTACATGTTAATAAGCCAATAGCGATGAACTGCTCCAACCTCTGGGGAAACTTCAGTTATGGATCAATCTGCTCTTTCCATTGTCTAGAGGGCCAGTTACATAATGGCGCTGCACAAACAGCATGCCAGGAGAATGGCCACTGGTCAACTACCGTGCCAACCTGCCAAG cAGGACCATTGACTATCCAGGAAGCCCTGACTTACTTTGGTGGAGCGGTGGCTTCTACGACAGGTCTGATAATGGGTGGGACGCTCCTGGCTTTGCTAAGAAAGCGTTTCAGACAAAAAG ATGATGGGAAATGCCCCTTGAATCCTCACAG CCACCTAGGAACATATGGAGTTTTTACAAATGCTGCATTTGACCTGAGTCCTTAA
- the SELP gene encoding P-selectin isoform X4: MANCQKAILYQRFQRVVFGISQLLCFSALISELTNQKEVAAWTYHYSTKAYSWNISRKYCQNRYTDLVAIQNKNEIDYLNKVLPYYSSYYWIGIRKNNKTWTWVGTKKALTNEAENWADNEPNNKRNNEDCVEIYIKSPSAPGKWNDEHCLKKKHALCYTASCQDTSCSKQGECLETIGNYTCSCYPGFYGPECEYARECGELELPQHVLMNCSHPLGNFSFNSQCSFHCTDGYQVNGPSKLECLASGIWTNKPPQCLAAQCPPLKIPERGNMTCLHSAKAFQHQSSCSFSCEEGFALVGPEVVQCTASGVWTAPAPVCKAISCEPLESPVHGSMDCSPSLRAFQYDTNCSFHCAEGFMLRGADIVRCDNLGQWTAPAPVCQALQCQDLPVPNEARVNCSHPFGAFRYQSVCSFTCNEGLLLVGASVLQCLATGNWNSVPPECQAIPCTPLLSPQNGTMTCVQPLGSSSYKSTCQFICDEGFSLSGPERLDCTRSGRWTDSPPMCKAIKCPELFAPEQGSLDCSDTRGEFNVGSTCHFSCNKGFKLEGPNNVECTTSGRWSATPPTCKGIASLPTPGVQCPALTTPGQGTMYCRHHLGTFGFNTTCYFGCNAGFTLIGDSTLSCRPSGQWTAVTPTCRAVKCSELHVNKPIAMNCSNLWGNFSYGSICSFHCLEGQLHNGAAQTACQENGHWSTTVPTCQAGPLTIQEALTYFGGAVASTTGLIMGGTLLALLRKRFRQKDDGKCPLNPHSHLGTYGVFTNAAFDLSP, from the exons AACTAACAAACCAGAAAGAAGTGGCAGCATGGACTTATCATTACAGCACAAAAGCATACTCATGGAATATTTCCCGTAAATACTGCCAGAATCGCTACACAGACTTAGTGGCCAtccagaataaaaatgaaatcgaTTACCTCAATAAGGTCCTACCCTACTACAGCTCCTACTACTGGATTGGGATCCGAAAGAACAATAAGACATGGACATGGGTGGGAACCAAAAAGGCTCTTACTAACGAGGCTGAGAACTGGGCTGATAATGAACCTAACAACAAAAGGAACAACGAGGACTGCGTGGAGATATACATCAAGAGTCCGTCAGCCCCTGGCAAGTGGAATGATGAGCACTGCTTGAAGAAAAAGCACGCATTGTGTTACACAG CCTCCTGCCAGGACACGTCCTGCAGCAAACAAGGAGAGTGCCTCGAGACCATCGGGAACTACACCTGCTCCTGTTACCCTGGATTCTATGGGCCAGAATGTGAATACG CGAGAGAGTGTGGAGAACTTGAGCTCCCTCAACACGTGCTCATGAACTGCAGCCACCCTCTGGGAAACTTCTCTTTTAACTCGCAGTGCAGCTTCCACTGCACTGACGGGTACCAAGTAAATGGGCCCAGCAAGCTGGAATGCTTGGCTTCTGGAATCTGGACAAATAAGCCTCCACAGTGTTTAG CTGCCCAGTGCCCACCCCTGAAGATTCCTGAACGAGGAAACATGACCTGCCTTCATTCTGCAAAAGCATTCCAGCATCAGTCTAGCTGCAGCTTCAGTTGTGAAGAGGGATTTGCATTAGTTGGACCGGAAGTGGTGCAATGCACAGCCTCGGGGGTATGGACAGCCCCAGCCCCAGTGTGTAAAG CTATTTCGTGTGAGCCGCTGGAGAGTCCTGTCCACGGAAGCATGGATTGCTCTCCATCCTTGAGAGCGTTTCAGTATGACACCAACTGTAGCTTCCACTGTGCTGAAGGTTTCATGCTGAGAGGAGCCGATATAGTTCGGTGTGATAACTTGGGACAGTGGACAGCACCAGCCCCAGTCTGTCAAG CTTTGCAGTGCCAGGATCTCCCGGTTCCAAATGAGGCCCGGGTGAACTGCTCCCATCCCTTCGGTGCCTTTAGGTACCAGTCAGTCTGCAGCTTCACCTGCAATGAAGGCTTGCTCCTGGTGGGAGCAAGTGTGCTACAGTGCTTGGCTACTGGAAACTGGAATTCTGTTCCTCCAGAATGCCAAG CCATTCCCTGCACACCTTTGCTAAGCCCTCAGAATGGAACAATGACCTGTGTCCAACCTCTTGGAAGTTCCAGTTATAAATCCACCTGTCAATTCATCTGTGATGAGGGATTTTCTTTGTCTGGACCAGAAAGATTGGATTGTACTCGATCGGGACGCTGGACAGACTCCCCACCAATGTGTAAAG CCATCAAGTGCCCAGAACTCTTTGCCCCAGAGCAGGGCAGCCTGGATTGTTCTGACACTCGTGGAGAATTCAATGTTGGCTCCACCTGCCATTTCTCTTGTAACAAAGGCTTTAAGCTGGAGGGGCCCAATAATGTGGAATGCACAACTTCTGGAAGATGGTCAGCTACTCCACCAACCTGCAAAG GCATAGCATCACTTCCTACTCCAGGGGTGCAATGTCCAGCCCTCACCACTCCTGGGCAGGGAACCATGTACTGTAGGCATCATCTGGGAACCTTTGGTTTTAATACCACTTGTTACTTTGGCTGCAACGCTGGATTCACACTCATAGGAGACAGCACTCTCAGCTGCAGACCTTCAGGACAATGGACAGCAGTAACTCCAACATGCAGAG CTGTGAAATGCTCAGAACTACATGTTAATAAGCCAATAGCGATGAACTGCTCCAACCTCTGGGGAAACTTCAGTTATGGATCAATCTGCTCTTTCCATTGTCTAGAGGGCCAGTTACATAATGGCGCTGCACAAACAGCATGCCAGGAGAATGGCCACTGGTCAACTACCGTGCCAACCTGCCAAG cAGGACCATTGACTATCCAGGAAGCCCTGACTTACTTTGGTGGAGCGGTGGCTTCTACGACAGGTCTGATAATGGGTGGGACGCTCCTGGCTTTGCTAAGAAAGCGTTTCAGACAAAAAG ATGATGGGAAATGCCCCTTGAATCCTCACAG CCACCTAGGAACATATGGAGTTTTTACAAATGCTGCATTTGACCTGAGTCCTTAA
- the SELP gene encoding P-selectin isoform X3, with product MANCQKAILYQRFQRVVFGISQLLCFSALISELTNQKEVAAWTYHYSTKAYSWNISRKYCQNRYTDLVAIQNKNEIDYLNKVLPYYSSYYWIGIRKNNKTWTWVGTKKALTNEAENWADNEPNNKRNNEDCVEIYIKSPSAPGKWNDEHCLKKKHALCYTASCQDTSCSKQGECLETIGNYTCSCYPGFYGPECEYARECGELELPQHVLMNCSHPLGNFSFNSQCSFHCTDGYQVNGPSKLECLASGIWTNKPPQCLAAQCPPLKIPERGNMTCLHSAKAFQHQSSCSFSCEEGFALVGPEVVQCTASGVWTAPAPVCKAVQCQHLQAPNEGTMDCVHPLTAFAYGSSCKFECQPGYRVRGLDMLRCIDSGHWSAPLPTCEAISCEPLESPVHGSMDCSPSLRAFQYDTNCSFHCAEGFMLRGADIVRCDNLGQWTAPAPVCQALQCQDLPVPNEARVNCSHPFGAFRYQSVCSFTCNEGLLLVGASVLQCLATGNWNSVPPECQAIPCTPLLSPQNGTMTCVQPLGSSSYKSTCQFICDEGFSLSGPERLDCTRSGRWTDSPPMCKAIKCPELFAPEQGSLDCSDTRGEFNVGSTCHFSCNKGFKLEGPNNVECTTSGRWSATPPTCKGIASLPTPGVQCPALTTPGQGTMYCRHHLGTFGFNTTCYFGCNAGFTLIGDSTLSCRPSGQWTAVTPTCRAVKCSELHVNKPIAMNCSNLWGNFSYGSICSFHCLEGQLHNGAAQTACQENGHWSTTVPTCQAGPLTIQEALTYFGGAVASTTGLIMGGTLLALLRKRFRQKAT from the exons AACTAACAAACCAGAAAGAAGTGGCAGCATGGACTTATCATTACAGCACAAAAGCATACTCATGGAATATTTCCCGTAAATACTGCCAGAATCGCTACACAGACTTAGTGGCCAtccagaataaaaatgaaatcgaTTACCTCAATAAGGTCCTACCCTACTACAGCTCCTACTACTGGATTGGGATCCGAAAGAACAATAAGACATGGACATGGGTGGGAACCAAAAAGGCTCTTACTAACGAGGCTGAGAACTGGGCTGATAATGAACCTAACAACAAAAGGAACAACGAGGACTGCGTGGAGATATACATCAAGAGTCCGTCAGCCCCTGGCAAGTGGAATGATGAGCACTGCTTGAAGAAAAAGCACGCATTGTGTTACACAG CCTCCTGCCAGGACACGTCCTGCAGCAAACAAGGAGAGTGCCTCGAGACCATCGGGAACTACACCTGCTCCTGTTACCCTGGATTCTATGGGCCAGAATGTGAATACG CGAGAGAGTGTGGAGAACTTGAGCTCCCTCAACACGTGCTCATGAACTGCAGCCACCCTCTGGGAAACTTCTCTTTTAACTCGCAGTGCAGCTTCCACTGCACTGACGGGTACCAAGTAAATGGGCCCAGCAAGCTGGAATGCTTGGCTTCTGGAATCTGGACAAATAAGCCTCCACAGTGTTTAG CTGCCCAGTGCCCACCCCTGAAGATTCCTGAACGAGGAAACATGACCTGCCTTCATTCTGCAAAAGCATTCCAGCATCAGTCTAGCTGCAGCTTCAGTTGTGAAGAGGGATTTGCATTAGTTGGACCGGAAGTGGTGCAATGCACAGCCTCGGGGGTATGGACAGCCCCAGCCCCAGTGTGTAAAG CTGTGCAGTGTCAGCACCTGCAAGCCCCCAACGAAGGAACCATGGACTGTGTTCATCCGCTTACTGCTTTTGCCTATGGTTCCAGCTGTAAATTTGAGTGCCAGCCCGGCTACAGAGTGAGGGGCTTGGACATGCTCCGCTGCATTGACTCTGGACACTGGTCTGCACCCTTGCCAACCTGTGAGG CTATTTCGTGTGAGCCGCTGGAGAGTCCTGTCCACGGAAGCATGGATTGCTCTCCATCCTTGAGAGCGTTTCAGTATGACACCAACTGTAGCTTCCACTGTGCTGAAGGTTTCATGCTGAGAGGAGCCGATATAGTTCGGTGTGATAACTTGGGACAGTGGACAGCACCAGCCCCAGTCTGTCAAG CTTTGCAGTGCCAGGATCTCCCGGTTCCAAATGAGGCCCGGGTGAACTGCTCCCATCCCTTCGGTGCCTTTAGGTACCAGTCAGTCTGCAGCTTCACCTGCAATGAAGGCTTGCTCCTGGTGGGAGCAAGTGTGCTACAGTGCTTGGCTACTGGAAACTGGAATTCTGTTCCTCCAGAATGCCAAG CCATTCCCTGCACACCTTTGCTAAGCCCTCAGAATGGAACAATGACCTGTGTCCAACCTCTTGGAAGTTCCAGTTATAAATCCACCTGTCAATTCATCTGTGATGAGGGATTTTCTTTGTCTGGACCAGAAAGATTGGATTGTACTCGATCGGGACGCTGGACAGACTCCCCACCAATGTGTAAAG CCATCAAGTGCCCAGAACTCTTTGCCCCAGAGCAGGGCAGCCTGGATTGTTCTGACACTCGTGGAGAATTCAATGTTGGCTCCACCTGCCATTTCTCTTGTAACAAAGGCTTTAAGCTGGAGGGGCCCAATAATGTGGAATGCACAACTTCTGGAAGATGGTCAGCTACTCCACCAACCTGCAAAG GCATAGCATCACTTCCTACTCCAGGGGTGCAATGTCCAGCCCTCACCACTCCTGGGCAGGGAACCATGTACTGTAGGCATCATCTGGGAACCTTTGGTTTTAATACCACTTGTTACTTTGGCTGCAACGCTGGATTCACACTCATAGGAGACAGCACTCTCAGCTGCAGACCTTCAGGACAATGGACAGCAGTAACTCCAACATGCAGAG CTGTGAAATGCTCAGAACTACATGTTAATAAGCCAATAGCGATGAACTGCTCCAACCTCTGGGGAAACTTCAGTTATGGATCAATCTGCTCTTTCCATTGTCTAGAGGGCCAGTTACATAATGGCGCTGCACAAACAGCATGCCAGGAGAATGGCCACTGGTCAACTACCGTGCCAACCTGCCAAG cAGGACCATTGACTATCCAGGAAGCCCTGACTTACTTTGGTGGAGCGGTGGCTTCTACGACAGGTCTGATAATGGGTGGGACGCTCCTGGCTTTGCTAAGAAAGCGTTTCAGACAAAAAG CCACCTAG
- the SELP gene encoding P-selectin isoform X2: MANCQKAILYQRFQRVVFGISQLLCFSALISELTNQKEVAAWTYHYSTKAYSWNISRKYCQNRYTDLVAIQNKNEIDYLNKVLPYYSSYYWIGIRKNNKTWTWVGTKKALTNEAENWADNEPNNKRNNEDCVEIYIKSPSAPGKWNDEHCLKKKHALCYTASCQDTSCSKQGECLETIGNYTCSCYPGFYGPECEYARECGELELPQHVLMNCSHPLGNFSFNSQCSFHCTDGYQVNGPSKLECLASGIWTNKPPQCLAAQCPPLKIPERGNMTCLHSAKAFQHQSSCSFSCEEGFALVGPEVVQCTASGVWTAPAPVCKAVQCQHLQAPNEGTMDCVHPLTAFAYGSSCKFECQPGYRVRGLDMLRCIDSGHWSAPLPTCEAISCEPLESPVHGSMDCSPSLRAFQYDTNCSFHCAEGFMLRGADIVRCDNLGQWTAPAPVCQALQCQDLPVPNEARVNCSHPFGAFRYQSVCSFTCNEGLLLVGASVLQCLATGNWNSVPPECQAIPCTPLLSPQNGTMTCVQPLGSSSYKSTCQFICDEGFSLSGPERLDCTRSGRWTDSPPMCKAIKCPELFAPEQGSLDCSDTRGEFNVGSTCHFSCNKGFKLEGPNNVECTTSGRWSATPPTCKGIASLPTPGVQCPALTTPGQGTMYCRHHLGTFGFNTTCYFGCNAGFTLIGDSTLSCRPSGQWTAVTPTCRAVKCSELHVNKPIAMNCSNLWGNFSYGSICSFHCLEGQLHNGAAQTACQENGHWSTTVPTCQGPLTIQEALTYFGGAVASTTGLIMGGTLLALLRKRFRQKDDGKCPLNPHSHLGTYGVFTNAAFDLSP, translated from the exons AACTAACAAACCAGAAAGAAGTGGCAGCATGGACTTATCATTACAGCACAAAAGCATACTCATGGAATATTTCCCGTAAATACTGCCAGAATCGCTACACAGACTTAGTGGCCAtccagaataaaaatgaaatcgaTTACCTCAATAAGGTCCTACCCTACTACAGCTCCTACTACTGGATTGGGATCCGAAAGAACAATAAGACATGGACATGGGTGGGAACCAAAAAGGCTCTTACTAACGAGGCTGAGAACTGGGCTGATAATGAACCTAACAACAAAAGGAACAACGAGGACTGCGTGGAGATATACATCAAGAGTCCGTCAGCCCCTGGCAAGTGGAATGATGAGCACTGCTTGAAGAAAAAGCACGCATTGTGTTACACAG CCTCCTGCCAGGACACGTCCTGCAGCAAACAAGGAGAGTGCCTCGAGACCATCGGGAACTACACCTGCTCCTGTTACCCTGGATTCTATGGGCCAGAATGTGAATACG CGAGAGAGTGTGGAGAACTTGAGCTCCCTCAACACGTGCTCATGAACTGCAGCCACCCTCTGGGAAACTTCTCTTTTAACTCGCAGTGCAGCTTCCACTGCACTGACGGGTACCAAGTAAATGGGCCCAGCAAGCTGGAATGCTTGGCTTCTGGAATCTGGACAAATAAGCCTCCACAGTGTTTAG CTGCCCAGTGCCCACCCCTGAAGATTCCTGAACGAGGAAACATGACCTGCCTTCATTCTGCAAAAGCATTCCAGCATCAGTCTAGCTGCAGCTTCAGTTGTGAAGAGGGATTTGCATTAGTTGGACCGGAAGTGGTGCAATGCACAGCCTCGGGGGTATGGACAGCCCCAGCCCCAGTGTGTAAAG CTGTGCAGTGTCAGCACCTGCAAGCCCCCAACGAAGGAACCATGGACTGTGTTCATCCGCTTACTGCTTTTGCCTATGGTTCCAGCTGTAAATTTGAGTGCCAGCCCGGCTACAGAGTGAGGGGCTTGGACATGCTCCGCTGCATTGACTCTGGACACTGGTCTGCACCCTTGCCAACCTGTGAGG CTATTTCGTGTGAGCCGCTGGAGAGTCCTGTCCACGGAAGCATGGATTGCTCTCCATCCTTGAGAGCGTTTCAGTATGACACCAACTGTAGCTTCCACTGTGCTGAAGGTTTCATGCTGAGAGGAGCCGATATAGTTCGGTGTGATAACTTGGGACAGTGGACAGCACCAGCCCCAGTCTGTCAAG CTTTGCAGTGCCAGGATCTCCCGGTTCCAAATGAGGCCCGGGTGAACTGCTCCCATCCCTTCGGTGCCTTTAGGTACCAGTCAGTCTGCAGCTTCACCTGCAATGAAGGCTTGCTCCTGGTGGGAGCAAGTGTGCTACAGTGCTTGGCTACTGGAAACTGGAATTCTGTTCCTCCAGAATGCCAAG CCATTCCCTGCACACCTTTGCTAAGCCCTCAGAATGGAACAATGACCTGTGTCCAACCTCTTGGAAGTTCCAGTTATAAATCCACCTGTCAATTCATCTGTGATGAGGGATTTTCTTTGTCTGGACCAGAAAGATTGGATTGTACTCGATCGGGACGCTGGACAGACTCCCCACCAATGTGTAAAG CCATCAAGTGCCCAGAACTCTTTGCCCCAGAGCAGGGCAGCCTGGATTGTTCTGACACTCGTGGAGAATTCAATGTTGGCTCCACCTGCCATTTCTCTTGTAACAAAGGCTTTAAGCTGGAGGGGCCCAATAATGTGGAATGCACAACTTCTGGAAGATGGTCAGCTACTCCACCAACCTGCAAAG GCATAGCATCACTTCCTACTCCAGGGGTGCAATGTCCAGCCCTCACCACTCCTGGGCAGGGAACCATGTACTGTAGGCATCATCTGGGAACCTTTGGTTTTAATACCACTTGTTACTTTGGCTGCAACGCTGGATTCACACTCATAGGAGACAGCACTCTCAGCTGCAGACCTTCAGGACAATGGACAGCAGTAACTCCAACATGCAGAG CTGTGAAATGCTCAGAACTACATGTTAATAAGCCAATAGCGATGAACTGCTCCAACCTCTGGGGAAACTTCAGTTATGGATCAATCTGCTCTTTCCATTGTCTAGAGGGCCAGTTACATAATGGCGCTGCACAAACAGCATGCCAGGAGAATGGCCACTGGTCAACTACCGTGCCAACCTGCCAAG GACCATTGACTATCCAGGAAGCCCTGACTTACTTTGGTGGAGCGGTGGCTTCTACGACAGGTCTGATAATGGGTGGGACGCTCCTGGCTTTGCTAAGAAAGCGTTTCAGACAAAAAG ATGATGGGAAATGCCCCTTGAATCCTCACAG CCACCTAGGAACATATGGAGTTTTTACAAATGCTGCATTTGACCTGAGTCCTTAA